The DNA region CCCTTCATAATATTTTTTATCATCTTCAGTTAATTCAGAATCTTTTTTAAGGTGTTCATTACTATCTCGTCGTTCATTCCGAATTGCTACTTTAAACTGTTCACTAGCTTTTCACATTTCCTTAACCAACATTTTACGACGTTCTTCAGTTAGCGAAGGAATATTTAACCGAATTAAATCTGCTTCTGAATTTGGTGTTAAACCTAAATCTGTTTTATTAATTGCTGTTACAATTAAATTAATAATTGAACGATCATATGGTTTAATAACTAATTGTCGTGCTTCTGGCACCATTATATTAGCCAATTGTTGAATTGGTGTTAGTGTTCCATAATAATCAATCATAATATGTGATAACATATTTGGATTGGCACGACCAGTACGAATTTTAATTAATTCATTTTCAAATGAAACGATTATTTTTTCCATTTTTTCTTTTGTTTGATTAATAACTTCTTGCGACATTTATTTTTTCCCTCCTGTAACAATTGTTGAACGTGCATTACCATGTGCTGCCTTATAAATATTATCTGGTTCATTAATATCAAAAACAACAATTTTAACATCATCTTCCATTGCTAAACTAGATGCTGTTAAATCCATTACTTTTAATTGTTTTTTTTGCAATTCATTTAA from Spiroplasma kunkelii CR2-3x includes:
- the frr gene encoding ribosome recycling factor gives rise to the protein MSQEVINQTKEKMEKIIVSFENELIKIRTGRANPNMLSHIMIDYYGTLTPIQQLANIMVPEARQLVIKPYDRSIINLIVTAINKTDLGLTPNSEADLIRLNIPSLTEERRKMLVKEMWKASEQFKVAIRNERRDSNEHLKKDSELTEDDKKYYEGEVQKLTDQFIKKIDEKATLKEKELMEV